The nucleotide window ATCACCTATGTCGGCATTATTCAGACGGCGCGCGCCTCCGGGATGACGCGCTTTCCGATACCCTATGCGCTCACAAACTGCCACAACAGCCTGTGCGCCGTCGGCGGCACCATTAATGAGGACGACCACGCCTTCGGCTTATCCGCCGCAAAAAAATACGGCGGTATCTACGTCCCTGCCAATCAGGCCGTTATCCACCAGTACGCGCGCGAAGCGCTCGCTGGGTGCTCCAAGATGATCCTCGGGTCAGACTCGCACACGCGCTACGGCTGTTACGGCACGCTCGGCGTTGGCGAGGGCGGGGGAGAGCTTGCCAAGCAGCTTTTAGAAAATACGTACGACGTCGACGCGCCGGAAGTCGTCCTCGTCTGGGTTGAGGGTGCGGTCCCGCACGGCATCGGCCCGCACGACGTGGCCATCGCGCTCGTCGGCGCGACGTTCCCGAATGGTTTTGTGAAAAACAAAATACTCGAATTTGTCGGCCCCGGCATTGAAGCCTTACCGATGGACTTCCGCATCGGCGTCGACGTCATGACGACGGAGACGAGCTGCCTGTCCTCCATCTGGGTGACGGACGAGAAGGTCAAAGATTATTATGAAAATGTCGGGCGGCCTGAGGCGTATCAGAGGCTTGTTCCGGCTGACGGTGCTTATTACGATTCGATGGTCAAAATCGATCTCAGTGCGATGGAATCGATGATCGCGCTGCCGTTTCACCCCTCGAAGGCGTACACTATTCACGCGCTTCAAAAAGAGCCGGACCGCATTTTTAAAGAGATTGAGGAATCCTGCAACAAGGAGCTCGGCGGGCGCGTCACGCTGGATTTGCATCGCAGTATAAATGATAAAGGCCAGATTGTCGTCGAGCAGGGCGTCATCGTCGGTTGTTCGGGCGGTATGTATGAAAACATTTCGGAGGCCGCCGATATCATGAACGGCCGGTCGGTGGGCAACGGCTACTTCAGCTTGTCCGTCTACCCGTCGTCAACGCCCATCGGCCTTGCCATGACAAAGGACGGCATTTCCGAAACGCTGATGGAAGCCGGGGCGCTTATTAAGTCTGCTTTCTGCGGCCCCTGCTTCGGCGCGGGTGACACACCGGCGCACAATACGCTCTCGATCCGCCACGCCACGCGCAATTTTGCTAACCGCGAAGGCTCCAAGCCGTCCGGCGGGCAGATCGCGGCGGTGGCTTTGATGGACGCGCGCTCGATTGCGGCAACGGCGGCAAACGGCGGCGTTTTAACGGCGGCGACGGATATCGACTACACTGTCACCCCGCGCACCTATCATTACGACCCCTCGATCTACGAAAAACGCGTCTATAACGGATTTGGCAAGCCCGACCCGTCGGTCGAGCTGCGCTTCGGCCCCAATATCGCCGACTGGCCGACAATGCATCGAATGGATGACGACTTGCTTGTTCGCCTCTGCGCCGTCATCCGCGACGATGTAACGACGACGGACGAGCTCATCCCCTCCGGCGAGACGTCTTCTTACCGCTCGAACCCCATCGCGCTGTCGGAGTTTACGCTGTCGCGCCGCGTGCCCGAATACGTCGGGCGCAGCAAGGAAGTCCGCGCGCTGGAGGAAGCACGCCGTGGCGGGGAAGCACCGGCTGAAATCACGGCTGTTCTCCAAAAAGTCGGCGGTGACATTAAGAAAACAACGGTCGGCTCCTGCGTCTTTGCCAAAAAGCCGGGGGACGGCAGCGCGCGCGAGCAGGCGGCCTCCTGCCAGAAGGTTCTGGGCGGATTTGCAAACATCTGCTACGAGTACGCAACGAAGCGCTACCGCTCCAATTGCCTCAACTGGGGCCTCGTGCCGTTTACGATCGACAAGTCCGAGCCGTTTGACTATACCGACGGCGACTGGGTTTATGTCCCCGGCATCCGCACGGCGATTCTGGACGGTGTTGAGACGGTGACGGGCAAGGTCGTCACAAAATCCGGCGTCCGCGACATAACGCTCCACTGCCGCGGCCTCAGCCCCGACGAAAAATTGATTTTAACCGAGGGCTGCCTCATGAACTACTACGCCGCAGGGTATGGGAAATAGGAATCGTTACCTGCGCATCGAATCGTAGGGGCGAACTTTGTTCGCCCGCACGTATTGACGTGGGCTATGCGAGTATTCATCGAACCGTAGGGGCGAACTTTGTTCGCCCACCGATTTCACGAGGGTGTCTCATGAATATTTTGCCTGTTCGGAAAAACAACCGATTAGAAAACCACGATTATGCAAAAACAGGTTTCTATTTTGTGACGATTTGCGTGATGGATAGGAATAACTTGCTGTGGGAGGAACCCAACAAAGAGGCGAAATACGTTTGTCTGCCCTTGTCGCCAATCGGCAAAATCATCGATAAAGAAATCATGATTTTGTCCCAAACATACGAACAACTTATCGTCGACAAATATGTCATCATGCCTAATCACATTCATATGATCATTGAAATTCATGAAAATA belongs to Oscillospiraceae bacterium CM and includes:
- a CDS encoding hydratase, which gives rise to MTELYSTGVYLIDGKPVTAADAKGATDPADAREKTMAYQILRAHDKSADPKKMRLKFDALVSHDITYVGIIQTARASGMTRFPIPYALTNCHNSLCAVGGTINEDDHAFGLSAAKKYGGIYVPANQAVIHQYAREALAGCSKMILGSDSHTRYGCYGTLGVGEGGGELAKQLLENTYDVDAPEVVLVWVEGAVPHGIGPHDVAIALVGATFPNGFVKNKILEFVGPGIEALPMDFRIGVDVMTTETSCLSSIWVTDEKVKDYYENVGRPEAYQRLVPADGAYYDSMVKIDLSAMESMIALPFHPSKAYTIHALQKEPDRIFKEIEESCNKELGGRVTLDLHRSINDKGQIVVEQGVIVGCSGGMYENISEAADIMNGRSVGNGYFSLSVYPSSTPIGLAMTKDGISETLMEAGALIKSAFCGPCFGAGDTPAHNTLSIRHATRNFANREGSKPSGGQIAAVALMDARSIAATAANGGVLTAATDIDYTVTPRTYHYDPSIYEKRVYNGFGKPDPSVELRFGPNIADWPTMHRMDDDLLVRLCAVIRDDVTTTDELIPSGETSSYRSNPIALSEFTLSRRVPEYVGRSKEVRALEEARRGGEAPAEITAVLQKVGGDIKKTTVGSCVFAKKPGDGSAREQAASCQKVLGGFANICYEYATKRYRSNCLNWGLVPFTIDKSEPFDYTDGDWVYVPGIRTAILDGVETVTGKVVTKSGVRDITLHCRGLSPDEKLILTEGCLMNYYAAGYGK
- a CDS encoding transposase, whose amino-acid sequence is MNILPVRKNNRLENHDYAKTGFYFVTICVMDRNNLLWEEPNKEAKYVCLPLSPIGKIIDKEIMILSQTYEQLIVDKYVIMPNHIHMIIEIHENSGRSQIAPTVSRAIKQFKGSVTKKIGYPLFQKSYYDHIIRDEADYLTKWNYINTNPAHWVADDYYRQTP